From Rutidosis leptorrhynchoides isolate AG116_Rl617_1_P2 chromosome 3, CSIRO_AGI_Rlap_v1, whole genome shotgun sequence, a single genomic window includes:
- the LOC139901599 gene encoding protein ALP1-like has translation MPEYFTYFSQRVDAIGRPTFTTLQKCTSAIRQLAYGTAPDMWDEYLQMSEQTSIICLDYFCMCIITLYKKEYMRSPNAHDVARLYSAHEERHGFRGMLGSIDCMHWEWRNCHVALKGQYTRGDHKKLTLMLEAVASYDLWIWHAFFFRMTGSNNDINVLNQSPIFDKLKNGTFSSAPFEVNGHEYSKRYYLADGIYPDWATLVKGYSCPTEEPTIKFTRFQASARKDVERAFGVLQGRFHIIRIASRSMSVNRMRRVMECCLILHNMILEDNGFALSKWEERFTTEEMENGMERIRNRGRDRDIIAREIRDRDMHNQLTEDLVEHIWTLPPTFRNAN, from the coding sequence ATGCCAGAATATTTTACTTACTTTTCTCAACGAGTTGATGCTATCGGTAGGCCTACATTTACTACTTTACAAAAATGTACGTCGGCTATACGTCAATTGGCGTATGGCACCGCTCCCGATATGTGGGATGAATATTTGCAAATGAGTGAGCAAACATCAATAATATGTCTAGATTACTTTTGTATGTGTATTATTACATTGTACAAAAAGGAATACATGCGATCTCCGAATGCACACGATGTTGCTAGATTATATAGTGCTCACGAGGAGAGACATGGGTTTAGGGGTATGCTCGGGAGTATAGATTGTATGCACTGGGAGTGGAGGAATTGTCATGTTGCTTTAAAAGGACAATACACTAGGGGTGATCACAAGAAACTGACCCTTATGCTTGAAGCTGTTGCTTCTTATGACTTGTGGATTTGGCATGCTTTTTTTTTTAGGATGACAGGTTCAAACAATGATATCAACGTTTTGAACCAATCACCTATATTTGATAAACTTAAGAACGGAACATTTTCATCCGCACCATTTGAGGTAAATGGGCATGAATATAGCAAAAGATATTACCTTGCGGATGGTATATATCCCGATTGGGCAACTTTAGTTAAAGGATATTCATGTCCTACTGAAGAACCAACGATTAAGTTTACAAGATTTCAAGCTAGTGCCCGAAAGGATGTAGAGAGGGCGTTTGGGGTTCTTCAAGGTCGTTTTCATATTATACGCATAGCTTCACGAAGTATGAGCGTTAACAGGATGCGAAGAGTGATGGAATGTTGTCTCATATTACATAACATGATACTTGAAGATAACGGCTTTGCACTTTCTAAATGGGAAGAAAGATTCACTACCGAAGAAATGGAAAATGGTATGGAACGTATACGAAACAGAGGACGGGATCGAGATATCATCGCAAGAGAAATAAGGGATCGAGATATGCACAACCAACTCACCGAGGATTTAGTAGAGCATATTTGGACCCTTCCACCGACTTTTCGCAATGCGAATTAG